A window from Cytophagia bacterium CHB2 encodes these proteins:
- a CDS encoding glycosyltransferase produces MPAIHRILHLAPFNTSGVPITFVRAERRLGFDSRLITLARDPRGYEEDVCLELPFLDFIGVRWAKKIFSSPARLQVNNQRRATRAKPPTWQPHSHPEKWLVQFREWWWTPKIQKTLREVDFWDFDLYQLEGGLEFYRDGRLVQELQRRGKQIVCLYTGSDLRTRGIVPPIDDCANLRLTLEFDHLDLYPALTHIFFPFEFERFHMRPPAHSEHIIIGHAPTNRQAKGSDLIIAALQSLSAEFKIKIELIEGLPHAEAIQRKARCDIFIDNLGDLGYGVNAIEALALGVCTCSSLMPHFNDNYPDHGLVEITAQNIQEKLRWLCRDHEARARLGQKGRAWAQANHGAEQVVHRIHHLLHEKRHAPLVHQ; encoded by the coding sequence ATGCCGGCCATCCACCGTATTCTGCACCTTGCGCCTTTCAACACTTCGGGCGTGCCCATCACCTTTGTGCGCGCCGAGCGCCGCCTGGGCTTTGACAGCCGATTGATCACACTCGCGCGTGATCCGCGCGGCTATGAGGAAGATGTTTGCCTGGAGCTGCCATTTTTGGATTTCATTGGGGTGCGCTGGGCTAAAAAGATTTTTTCAAGCCCGGCGCGATTGCAAGTGAACAACCAGCGCCGCGCAACCCGGGCAAAACCGCCCACCTGGCAGCCGCATTCGCATCCGGAAAAATGGCTGGTGCAGTTTCGCGAATGGTGGTGGACACCGAAAATTCAAAAGACTCTGCGCGAGGTCGATTTTTGGGATTTCGACCTCTATCAACTCGAGGGCGGCCTGGAGTTTTATCGCGACGGCCGTCTCGTGCAAGAGTTGCAGCGGCGCGGCAAACAAATCGTTTGTCTTTACACCGGATCCGATTTGCGCACGCGCGGCATTGTGCCGCCGATCGACGATTGCGCGAATCTGCGTTTGACATTGGAATTCGATCATCTCGATCTTTATCCGGCGCTCACACATATTTTTTTTCCGTTTGAATTCGAGCGTTTTCACATGCGGCCGCCAGCGCATTCGGAGCACATCATCATCGGGCATGCGCCGACCAATCGCCAGGCCAAGGGAAGTGATCTGATTATCGCGGCATTGCAAAGCCTGTCAGCAGAGTTCAAAATTAAAATCGAACTCATCGAAGGCTTGCCGCATGCGGAAGCCATTCAGCGCAAGGCCCGTTGTGATATTTTTATCGACAATCTCGGCGACCTGGGCTATGGTGTCAACGCGATCGAAGCGCTGGCGCTTGGCGTGTGCACCTGCTCGAGCTTGATGCCGCATTTCAACGACAATTATCCCGATCACGGTTTGGTCGAAATCACGGCGCAGAACATCCAGGAAAAATTGCGCTGGCTTTGCCGCGATCACGAAGCGCGTGCGCGTCTGGGACAAAAAGGCCGCGCGTGGGCGCAGGCAAATCACGGCGCCGAGCAAGTGGTTCACCGAATCCATCATCTTTTGCACGAGAAGCGGCATGCGCCTCTTGTTCATCAATAG
- a CDS encoding nucleotidyltransferase domain-containing protein — translation MLFYSQQQLVSCFRQYLGDDLVALILFGSRARGDARPDSDYDIFLLARNLPERPLERLLFVRRAIAAKFEEKIAITARTLEEFERGFPSLYLDLGLDGVVLYDTGDYMSRKLQHIQAIIRQAGLERKKLEHELSWEWKTPPKGPWEITWEGYREL, via the coding sequence ATGCTATTTTATTCTCAACAGCAACTGGTCTCCTGCTTTCGCCAATATCTAGGCGATGATCTCGTCGCCCTCATTCTCTTTGGCTCGCGCGCTCGCGGTGACGCGAGGCCGGATAGCGATTATGATATCTTTCTCTTGGCCAGAAATCTCCCGGAGCGGCCTTTGGAGCGCCTTCTTTTTGTACGCCGCGCTATTGCTGCAAAATTTGAAGAAAAGATTGCCATAACCGCGCGCACACTGGAAGAATTCGAACGCGGCTTTCCTTCGCTGTATCTTGATTTGGGCCTGGATGGCGTCGTGCTTTACGACACCGGTGATTACATGAGCCGTAAACTGCAGCACATTCAGGCGATTATTCGGCAGGCCGGGTTGGAAAGAAAAAAGCTTGAACATGAGCTGAGCTGGGAATGGAAAACCCCGCCTAAAGGTCCTTGGGAAATTACCTGGGAAGGTTATCGTGAGCTCTGA
- a CDS encoding GNAT family N-acetyltransferase yields the protein MSAAFQPPRAAEALIDVVPYEEKYRQLWDDFVAQSNQGTLFHTRAFLAYHPPDRFTDASLLFFKKEKLLAVFPATNLRVEATELLRSHPGASFGGLVTTLEITMRELEHLIGQLLAYSRSQQYSAIELTLPPHIYFSHASQELEFLLYRAGFRYHQRELTHFLDLRSFNQNFTEFFSAEFNRKIRRARQLGVTTVRECDDLPQFYHIIEKNLQDKHKTSPVHTLKELFDLKQRLPERVRLFAAYVQDKMIAGILLFICNAQTALAFYISQLAEYQQYRPVNLLCYEAAQWCAEQDLVYFDFGTSTLRGEINWGLVDFRQAAGAQAAFRDRMRLEF from the coding sequence ATGAGTGCAGCGTTTCAGCCGCCCCGCGCCGCCGAAGCCTTGATTGACGTTGTTCCTTATGAAGAAAAGTATCGGCAGCTCTGGGATGACTTTGTTGCGCAATCCAACCAAGGCACGTTGTTTCATACACGTGCCTTTTTAGCTTATCACCCGCCCGATCGCTTTACAGACGCATCATTATTGTTTTTCAAGAAAGAAAAACTGTTAGCCGTCTTTCCAGCGACAAATCTCCGCGTCGAGGCGACCGAGCTGTTGCGATCGCATCCCGGCGCTTCGTTCGGCGGCCTGGTTACAACGCTGGAAATAACGATGCGCGAACTCGAACACCTCATTGGCCAACTCCTCGCTTACAGTCGCAGTCAGCAGTATTCGGCAATTGAGCTTACCCTTCCACCTCACATTTATTTTTCACACGCTTCGCAAGAGTTGGAGTTTTTATTATATCGTGCAGGTTTTCGTTATCATCAGCGTGAGCTAACCCATTTTCTCGATCTCCGCTCGTTTAACCAGAATTTCACTGAATTTTTTTCAGCAGAATTTAATCGTAAGATTCGTCGCGCCCGGCAACTGGGCGTAACCACCGTGCGGGAATGTGATGATTTGCCGCAATTCTATCACATCATCGAAAAGAATCTACAGGATAAACACAAGACTTCACCCGTGCATACGTTGAAGGAGTTGTTCGACCTTAAGCAACGTTTGCCAGAGCGTGTGCGTTTGTTTGCGGCTTATGTGCAAGACAAAATGATTGCCGGCATATTATTGTTCATCTGCAATGCCCAGACAGCGTTGGCGTTTTACATCAGCCAGCTTGCTGAGTATCAACAATACCGTCCGGTTAATTTGCTATGCTATGAAGCAGCGCAATGGTGCGCCGAGCAGGACCTGGTTTATTTTGATTTCGGCACCTCAACGCTGCGAGGAGAGATCAATTGGGGGCTGGTTGATTTTCGCCAAGCCGCCGGTGCACAGGCCGCCTTCCGGGATCGCATGAGGTTAGAGTTCTAA
- the argF gene encoding ornithine carbamoyltransferase: MKKDFLSIADFTPKEIWALWDLAKELKAKQEAGEPHPYLQGKTLGMIFMKPSTRTRISFEVGMFQLGGHALYLSPSEIGLGKREAIADVARVLSRYVDGMMARLFDHEHIVELAKYASVPVINGLTDLLHPCQIVGDMLTILEQRGSFDDLVVAYIGDGNNVANSWINMATKIPFTFRIACPEGYEPNAEIVARARRANVGRIEIVRDPAVAAQGADVLYTDVWASMGQEAEAEERKNVFKNYLIDGRLMAKAKPGAKFMHCLPAHRGEEVTHDVMESPASIIFEQAENRLHIQKAILVTLMGKQS; encoded by the coding sequence ATGAAAAAAGATTTTCTGAGCATTGCCGATTTCACGCCGAAAGAAATTTGGGCGCTTTGGGATCTCGCAAAAGAGTTGAAGGCCAAACAAGAAGCCGGCGAACCGCATCCCTATCTGCAAGGCAAAACGCTTGGCATGATTTTCATGAAGCCCTCGACGCGCACGCGCATTTCGTTTGAAGTGGGCATGTTTCAGCTTGGCGGCCATGCGCTTTATCTCTCGCCCAGTGAAATCGGCCTGGGCAAGCGCGAAGCCATTGCCGATGTTGCGCGCGTGCTCTCGCGCTATGTCGACGGCATGATGGCGCGTTTGTTCGACCATGAACACATTGTCGAGCTGGCAAAATACGCCAGCGTGCCTGTGATCAACGGTTTGACGGATCTTCTGCATCCCTGCCAGATCGTGGGCGACATGTTGACGATACTCGAGCAGCGCGGCAGCTTTGACGATCTCGTGGTGGCCTACATCGGCGACGGCAACAATGTCGCCAATTCCTGGATCAACATGGCGACCAAGATTCCATTCACCTTTCGCATTGCCTGCCCCGAGGGGTATGAGCCCAATGCTGAGATTGTGGCGCGTGCGCGCCGGGCAAATGTTGGCCGCATTGAGATCGTGCGCGATCCCGCGGTTGCTGCGCAGGGCGCAGATGTTCTCTACACCGACGTGTGGGCGAGCATGGGACAAGAGGCGGAAGCAGAAGAACGCAAGAACGTTTTCAAAAACTATTTGATCGATGGCAGGCTCATGGCAAAGGCCAAACCGGGCGCAAAGTTCATGCACTGCCTGCCCGCGCATCGCGGCGAGGAAGTCACGCATGACGTCATGGAAAGCCCGGCCTCGATCATTTTCGAGCAGGCGGAAAACCGGTTGCACATTCAAAAAGCGATACTCGTCACGCTCATGGGCAAACAGTCATGA